Proteins encoded together in one Janthinobacterium tructae window:
- a CDS encoding Ivy family c-type lysozyme inhibitor produces the protein MSARLLSPLFLAAAVALAAMPAQARTPRLSLIEQAQSCDGGHTCPYFPDVYKADYAFRKAFNVGLKKAGLKRQRWVPDGVASPLKPVEIDGKARLLSSVCEPHNCGHRYSILYDPAERSMTGVYIGSDGKGGSRTVYFGEPSIAEADLLFKN, from the coding sequence ATGTCCGCACGTTTGCTGTCCCCCCTGTTCCTGGCCGCTGCCGTGGCGCTGGCCGCCATGCCGGCGCAAGCGCGCACGCCCAGGCTGTCGCTCATTGAGCAAGCGCAAAGCTGCGACGGTGGCCATACCTGCCCGTATTTCCCCGACGTCTACAAGGCGGACTACGCGTTTCGCAAGGCTTTCAATGTGGGCTTGAAAAAGGCTGGCCTGAAGCGGCAGCGCTGGGTGCCCGATGGCGTGGCCAGTCCGCTCAAGCCGGTCGAGATTGACGGCAAGGCGCGGCTGCTGAGCAGTGTCTGCGAGCCGCACAATTGCGGCCACCGCTATAGCATTTTGTACGACCCGGCTGAGCGCAGCATGACAGGCGTTTATATCGGCAGCGATGGCAAGGGCGGCTCGCGCACCGTGTATTTCGGCGAACCCAGCATCGCCGAAGCCGACCTGCTGTTCAAGAACTGA
- a CDS encoding amidase family protein, which produces MQRSHMVRNGAYRGATPAVAAVPARVSRPVLTRATAPASPMAHLLDAGVLPQQQMMQAGKLSSHALTSQYLARIRSLCSIGARAYAGIEINPDALKIALEMDRERQGHKVRGPLHGIPIVLRDNIATGDRMKTRTQAPLATQASCDSYVAARLRAAGAVIIGKSNLRQWAAVSVPHASASWAGLTILAVDSAADGSIVAPASNCGLVAIKPTGRAAAGQGGEPATAGPMAPSVREAAWLLAALTGERLADGMVLDAAALHGRRIGVARHLFGQCAGTDAVIEQALLVLREQGAELIETPPAPGPGGIAALLCSHELDALVGPTCHGVSQPQCALPQITVPAGVAEGLPVGLSFIGPAHGDMPLIAMAYAYEQATLHRRTPALPSSITQALR; this is translated from the coding sequence ATGCAGCGTAGTCATATGGTGCGCAACGGCGCATATCGCGGCGCGACGCCTGCCGTGGCGGCCGTGCCGGCGCGCGTGTCGCGCCCGGTACTGACCCGTGCCACGGCGCCCGCCAGCCCCATGGCCCACCTGCTCGATGCGGGCGTCTTGCCGCAACAGCAGATGATGCAGGCAGGCAAGCTCAGTTCGCATGCGCTGACGTCGCAGTACCTGGCGCGTATCCGCTCCCTGTGCAGCATCGGCGCGCGTGCCTATGCCGGCATTGAAATCAATCCCGATGCGCTGAAAATTGCCCTGGAAATGGACCGCGAGCGGCAGGGGCACAAGGTGCGCGGCCCCTTGCATGGCATCCCCATCGTCTTGCGCGACAATATCGCCACCGGCGACCGCATGAAGACGCGCACGCAGGCGCCGCTGGCCACGCAGGCCAGCTGCGATTCCTATGTCGCGGCGCGCTTGCGCGCGGCCGGCGCCGTCATCATCGGCAAAAGCAATTTGCGCCAGTGGGCCGCCGTCAGCGTGCCGCATGCCAGTGCCAGCTGGGCCGGCCTGACCATCCTGGCCGTGGACAGCGCGGCGGACGGCTCCATTGTCGCGCCTGCTTCAAACTGCGGCCTGGTCGCCATCAAACCCACGGGCAGGGCAGCCGCCGGGCAGGGCGGTGAGCCAGCCACGGCGGGACCGATGGCGCCCAGCGTGCGCGAAGCGGCCTGGCTGCTCGCTGCCCTGACGGGCGAGCGCCTGGCCGATGGCATGGTGCTCGATGCCGCCGCCTTGCATGGGCGCCGCATCGGCGTGGCGCGCCACCTGTTCGGCCAGTGTGCCGGCACCGATGCCGTGATCGAGCAGGCACTGCTGGTGCTGCGCGAACAGGGCGCGGAACTGATCGAGACGCCGCCTGCGCCCGGACCTGGCGGCATCGCAGCGTTGCTGTGTTCGCATGAACTCGATGCGCTGGTGGGGCCCACGTGCCACGGCGTATCGCAGCCGCAGTGCGCCTTGCCGCAGATTACGGTGCCTGCCGGCGTGGCGGAGGGCTTGCCCGTCGGTTTGTCCTTCATCGGACCTGCCCACGGCGACATGCCGCTCATCGCGATGGCCTATGCCTATGAGCAGGCGACGTTGCACCGGCGTACGCCGGCATTACCGTCCAGCATCACGCAGGCGCTGCGTTGA
- the aqpZ gene encoding aquaporin Z has product MKQYGAEFLGTFWLVLGGCGSAVLAAAFPGLGIGFAGVALAFGLTVLTMAYAIGHISGCHLNPAVSIGLWAGGRFPANKLLPYIIAQVLGAIVAGGVLYLIASGQAGFDVSKGFASNGYGAHSPGGYSMLSALVIEIVLTMFFLIVILGATDKRAPAGFAPLPIGLALTLIHLISIPVTNTSVNPARSTGVALYVGDWATSQLWLFWLAPIIGALLGALAYRLIAGEKE; this is encoded by the coding sequence ATGAAACAATATGGAGCCGAGTTCCTCGGCACGTTCTGGCTGGTGCTGGGCGGTTGCGGCAGCGCCGTGCTGGCGGCTGCCTTTCCCGGCCTTGGCATCGGTTTTGCCGGCGTGGCGCTGGCGTTTGGCCTGACGGTGCTGACCATGGCTTACGCCATCGGCCACATCTCGGGTTGCCATTTGAATCCTGCCGTCTCGATCGGTCTGTGGGCCGGCGGCCGCTTTCCCGCCAATAAACTGTTGCCGTACATCATCGCGCAAGTGCTGGGCGCCATCGTGGCCGGCGGTGTGCTTTACCTGATCGCCAGCGGCCAGGCCGGTTTCGATGTCAGCAAGGGCTTTGCCTCGAACGGCTATGGCGCCCATTCGCCGGGCGGCTATTCGATGCTGTCGGCGCTGGTGATTGAAATCGTGCTGACGATGTTCTTCCTGATCGTCATTCTGGGCGCCACCGACAAGCGCGCCCCGGCCGGTTTTGCCCCGCTGCCGATCGGCCTGGCGCTGACCCTGATCCACCTGATCAGCATTCCCGTGACGAACACTTCCGTCAACCCGGCCCGCAGCACGGGCGTGGCCTTGTACGTGGGCGACTGGGCCACCAGCCAGTTGTGGCTGTTCTGGCTGGCACCCATCATCGGCGCCTTGCTGGGCGCGCTGGCCTACCGCTTGATTGCTGGCGAGAAGGAGTAG
- the dbpA gene encoding ATP-dependent RNA helicase DbpA, whose amino-acid sequence MNTTTATTNSFSSLPLTPAFLANLDSLGYHEMTTIQAQSLPAVLDGRDLIAQAKTGSGKTAAFGIGILHKLNPAWFAVQGLVLCPTRELADQVANELRRLARAAGNIKILTLTGGAPMRPQIASLEHGAHIVVGTPGRMRDHLGRGTINLNHVQTLVLDEADRMTDMGFYEEIAGIVSACPARRQTLLFSATYPEDIRRATASFLVNPLEVTVEAQHDNDKIEQRFYEIGFDERNGAVGKLLKHFKPESTLAFCNTKVHCRELADELRQQGFSALALYGELEQRERDEILVLFANRSCSVLVATDVAARGLDISDLGAVINVDVSKDTEVHIHRIGRTGRGSKKGLALSLCAPNEKKWVKLIEQYQNSAAEWHDLKELAEDDGIEALPAPMVTLCIMGGKKDKLRPGDLLGALTGDAGLTKEQVGKINVFEFMTYVALDRKVAEAAFKRLNAGNTLGRDFGNIKGRSFKMRFIEA is encoded by the coding sequence ATGAACACCACCACCGCCACCACCAATTCTTTTTCCAGCCTGCCGCTGACGCCCGCCTTTTTGGCTAATCTGGACTCGCTCGGCTACCACGAGATGACCACCATCCAGGCGCAAAGCCTGCCGGCGGTGCTCGATGGCCGCGACCTGATCGCCCAGGCCAAGACGGGCAGCGGCAAGACCGCCGCCTTCGGCATCGGCATCCTGCACAAGCTCAATCCGGCCTGGTTTGCCGTGCAGGGCCTGGTGCTGTGTCCCACGCGCGAACTGGCCGACCAGGTAGCCAATGAGCTGCGCCGCCTGGCCCGCGCGGCCGGCAACATCAAGATCCTGACCCTGACGGGCGGCGCGCCGATGCGCCCGCAAATCGCCTCACTGGAACACGGCGCCCACATCGTCGTCGGTACGCCGGGCCGCATGCGCGACCACCTGGGCCGCGGCACCATCAACCTGAACCACGTGCAGACCCTGGTGCTCGATGAAGCGGACCGCATGACGGACATGGGCTTTTACGAGGAAATCGCCGGTATCGTCAGCGCCTGCCCCGCACGCCGCCAGACCCTGCTGTTCTCGGCCACGTATCCGGAAGACATCCGCCGCGCCACGGCGTCGTTCCTCGTCAATCCGCTGGAAGTGACGGTCGAGGCGCAGCACGACAACGACAAGATCGAACAGCGCTTCTATGAAATCGGCTTCGACGAGCGCAATGGTGCCGTCGGCAAGCTGCTCAAACACTTCAAGCCGGAATCGACCTTGGCATTCTGCAACACCAAGGTGCATTGCCGCGAACTGGCCGACGAACTTCGCCAGCAAGGCTTTTCCGCGCTGGCCCTGTATGGCGAGCTGGAACAGCGCGAGCGCGATGAAATCCTGGTGCTGTTCGCCAACCGCAGCTGCTCCGTGCTGGTGGCCACCGACGTCGCCGCGCGCGGGCTCGACATTTCCGACCTGGGCGCCGTGATCAACGTCGACGTCTCGAAAGACACGGAAGTACACATCCACCGCATCGGCCGCACGGGCCGTGGCAGCAAGAAGGGCCTGGCCCTGTCGCTGTGCGCACCGAACGAGAAAAAATGGGTCAAGCTGATCGAGCAGTACCAGAACAGTGCCGCCGAATGGCACGACCTGAAAGAGCTGGCGGAAGATGACGGGATCGAGGCGCTGCCGGCGCCGATGGTCACCCTGTGCATCATGGGCGGCAAGAAGGACAAGCTGCGCCCGGGCGATTTGCTGGGCGCGCTGACGGGCGATGCGGGCCTGACCAAGGAGCAGGTGGGCAAGATCAACGTGTTCGAGTTCATGACCTACGTGGCGCTCGACCGCAAGGTGGCGGAAGCAGCCTTCAAGCGCCTCAACGCTGGCAATACCTTGGGCCGCGACTTCGGCAACATCAAGGGCCGCAGCTTCAAGATGCGCTTTATCGAGGCGTAA
- a CDS encoding elongation factor P codes for MKPAKEIRVGNIIMVDSKPMIVLRSDVNGSSRTGFTYKWKMKNLLTNTPMENVFRGDDKFDVVVLDKKPVTYSYFADPLFVFMDTEYNQYEIEEENLGDALHYLKDGMECEAIFYDGKAISVELPTTIARQVVYSEPAVKGNTSGNVLKEAKIENAIEAHRHIVQVPLFVAQDDVIEIDTRTNEYKRVVRN; via the coding sequence ATGAAACCCGCAAAAGAAATTCGTGTTGGCAATATCATCATGGTCGACAGCAAGCCAATGATCGTGTTGCGTTCTGATGTCAACGGTTCGAGCCGCACGGGCTTCACCTATAAATGGAAGATGAAAAATCTTCTGACGAACACCCCGATGGAAAACGTGTTCCGCGGCGACGACAAGTTTGACGTTGTTGTTCTGGATAAAAAGCCAGTGACGTATTCGTACTTCGCCGACCCGCTGTTCGTCTTCATGGACACCGAGTACAACCAGTATGAAATCGAAGAAGAAAACCTGGGCGATGCACTGCATTACCTGAAGGATGGCATGGAATGCGAAGCCATTTTCTACGACGGCAAGGCCATCTCCGTTGAACTGCCTACGACCATCGCCCGTCAAGTGGTGTACTCGGAGCCTGCGGTCAAGGGCAACACTTCGGGCAACGTCCTGAAAGAAGCCAAGATCGAAAACGCCATCGAAGCGCACCGCCACATCGTGCAAGTGCCGCTGTTCGTGGCACAGGACGATGTCATCGAAATCGACACCCGTACCAACGAATACAAGCGTGTCGTACGCAACTGA
- the earP gene encoding elongation factor P maturation arginine rhamnosyltransferase EarP — MPLPSDRAPSLAIFCKVVDNYGDIGICWRLARQLSGEHGVAVTLWVDDLSSFRRICPEIDVTAPVQQAGGVTVRHWRDQEGVFAPADIADIVIEFFACDIPPGYIAAMAQCTPQPVWLNLEGLTAEEWVEGCHALTSPRHGMIKHFFFPGFTNKTGGLLREAALDEKRLAFQADAGAMAAFLGQFGVSPAEMSALKVSLFCYPSAPVAELFGVWQAGSAPVTCLVPEGVAFDAVQAFIGDDAATAGAARTRGALTVRVLPFVPQDDYDRLLWACDVNLVRGEDSFVRAQWAGQPFLWHIYVQDENLHHVKLRAFLQRYAADADGVIDSLAQAALAWNGASADALPWTLLWPALQADLPRIRARAQAWQRQMQSNGDLASNLLAFAGATR, encoded by the coding sequence ATGCCATTACCTAGCGATCGCGCGCCATCCCTGGCCATCTTCTGCAAAGTTGTCGACAACTACGGCGATATCGGCATTTGCTGGCGCCTGGCGCGGCAGTTGAGCGGCGAACACGGCGTGGCCGTCACTCTGTGGGTCGACGATTTATCCAGTTTCCGGCGTATCTGCCCGGAAATCGACGTGACGGCGCCAGTGCAGCAGGCAGGCGGCGTCACGGTGCGCCACTGGCGCGATCAGGAGGGCGTGTTTGCCCCGGCCGATATCGCCGATATCGTCATCGAGTTTTTTGCCTGCGACATTCCACCCGGCTACATCGCCGCCATGGCGCAGTGCACGCCGCAGCCGGTGTGGCTGAACCTGGAAGGCTTGACGGCGGAAGAGTGGGTCGAGGGTTGCCATGCGCTGACGTCGCCGCGCCACGGCATGATCAAGCATTTCTTCTTCCCCGGTTTTACCAATAAAACGGGCGGCTTGCTGCGCGAAGCGGCGCTCGATGAAAAAAGGCTGGCATTCCAGGCCGATGCCGGCGCCATGGCGGCATTCCTCGGGCAATTCGGCGTGAGTCCGGCGGAAATGTCTGCTTTGAAAGTATCGCTGTTCTGCTACCCGTCCGCGCCCGTCGCCGAGTTGTTTGGCGTGTGGCAGGCGGGCAGCGCGCCCGTGACATGCCTGGTACCGGAAGGCGTCGCGTTCGATGCCGTTCAGGCGTTTATCGGCGACGATGCGGCGACGGCTGGTGCGGCGCGCACGCGTGGAGCGCTCACCGTGCGCGTGCTGCCTTTCGTGCCGCAAGACGATTACGACCGCTTGCTGTGGGCCTGCGACGTCAATCTCGTGCGCGGCGAGGATTCCTTCGTGCGCGCGCAATGGGCCGGCCAGCCGTTTCTCTGGCATATCTATGTGCAGGATGAGAACTTGCATCACGTGAAATTGCGCGCCTTCCTGCAGCGCTATGCGGCCGATGCCGATGGTGTCATCGACAGCCTGGCGCAGGCGGCGCTGGCCTGGAATGGCGCCAGCGCGGACGCCTTGCCGTGGACGCTGCTGTGGCCCGCCTTGCAGGCCGACCTGCCGCGCATCAGGGCGCGCGCGCAGGCCTGGCAGCGGCAGATGCAGTCCAATGGCGATCTGGCAAGTAACTTGCTGGCGTTCGCCGGCGCGACGAGATAG
- the cysS gene encoding cysteine--tRNA ligase: MTLHLYDTYSRSLRPFEPIAPGQAGLYACGPTVYDYAHIGNLRTYLFVDGLRRALEFNGLQVRHVMNITDVGHLTSDADCGDDKIEARSRRSGESAWDIAAAFTRAFEDDLRQLNILPPSVWCRATDHIAEQIAFIGDLEAKGYTYRTDDGIYFDTTRQDDYGKLARLKRDGLQAGKRVELGEKRDICDFALWKFSGVPGQRQMEWDSPWGLGFPGWHIECSAMAEKHLGAYFDIHCGGEDHVAVHHSNEIAQTQARHGTRLANFWLHGAFLKTQDAKMSKSSGDFLRLQSLLEQGVDPLAYRYLCLGAHYRSSLNFTDDALRAASSGLARLRSTVHGLGDEHGEADPAWLDRFAEQINDDLNFPRALAVAWDLLKSDLPDAMKKATMARFDAALGLGLLAWQPVQVEVPQPVQAWMAQRAIARAQRQWAEADRLRTLARAAGYDIDDTPQGQQARPL; the protein is encoded by the coding sequence ATGACACTTCATTTGTACGATACGTATAGCCGCAGCCTGCGGCCGTTTGAACCCATCGCCCCTGGCCAGGCGGGCCTGTATGCCTGCGGGCCCACCGTCTACGATTACGCGCACATCGGCAACCTGCGCACCTATCTGTTCGTCGACGGCTTGCGCCGTGCGCTGGAATTCAATGGCTTGCAGGTGCGCCATGTGATGAACATCACGGACGTGGGCCATTTGACGTCGGACGCGGACTGCGGCGACGACAAGATCGAGGCGCGCAGCCGGCGCAGCGGCGAATCGGCCTGGGACATTGCCGCCGCCTTCACGCGCGCGTTTGAAGACGATTTGCGCCAGTTGAATATCCTGCCGCCCAGCGTCTGGTGCCGCGCCACGGACCATATCGCGGAACAGATCGCGTTCATCGGCGACCTGGAAGCGAAGGGCTACACCTACCGCACCGACGACGGCATCTATTTCGACACCACGCGCCAGGACGATTATGGCAAGCTGGCGCGGCTGAAGCGCGACGGCCTGCAGGCGGGCAAGCGGGTGGAGCTGGGCGAGAAGCGCGATATCTGCGACTTCGCGCTGTGGAAGTTCAGCGGCGTACCGGGCCAGCGGCAGATGGAGTGGGACAGCCCCTGGGGCCTGGGTTTCCCCGGCTGGCACATCGAATGTTCGGCCATGGCGGAAAAACACCTGGGCGCGTATTTCGACATCCATTGCGGCGGCGAAGACCACGTGGCTGTCCACCACAGCAACGAGATCGCGCAAACGCAGGCGCGCCACGGCACGCGCCTGGCGAACTTTTGGCTGCACGGTGCTTTCCTCAAGACGCAGGATGCGAAGATGTCGAAATCCTCAGGGGACTTTTTGCGCCTGCAAAGCCTGCTGGAGCAGGGCGTCGATCCGCTCGCCTACCGCTACCTGTGCCTGGGCGCCCATTACCGCAGCAGCCTCAATTTCACGGACGACGCCCTGCGCGCCGCCAGCAGCGGCCTGGCGCGCCTGCGCTCTACCGTGCATGGCCTGGGCGATGAACATGGCGAGGCCGATCCGGCGTGGCTGGACCGTTTCGCGGAACAGATCAACGATGACCTGAATTTTCCGCGCGCGCTGGCCGTGGCCTGGGATCTGCTGAAAAGCGACCTGCCCGATGCCATGAAAAAGGCCACCATGGCCCGCTTCGATGCGGCCCTGGGGCTCGGTCTGCTGGCCTGGCAGCCGGTGCAGGTGGAAGTGCCGCAGCCGGTACAGGCGTGGATGGCGCAGCGGGCCATCGCCCGCGCGCAGCGCCAGTGGGCCGAGGCGGACCGTTTGCGCACACTGGCGCGCGCGGCCGGCTATGACATTGACGATACGCCGCAAGGGCAACAGGCGCGGCCTTTGTGA
- a CDS encoding MFS transporter, whose protein sequence is MHILGAVAFVHLLNDLIQALLPSIYPMLKAEFSLSFTQVGLITLTFQCTASLLQPWIGLYTDRRPLPFLLPIGMCFTLAGVLMLSIVSTFPTLLIASGLIGVGSSTFHPEASRVARMASGGRYGFAQSLFQVGGNVGSALGPLLAAAVIVNRGQGNIAWFSLLAVLAIGVLYKVSHWYSGHLASFKPKAGGHGPNLSRNKVLQALGVLALLVFSKYIYMASLSSYYTFYLIDKFHLSIGAAQLYLFLFLAAVAAGTFMGGPIGDRIGRKRVIWISILGAAPFTLLLPYVDLFWTAVLTVIIGFVISSAFSAIVVFAQELVPGKVGMIAGIFFGLMFGVSGIAAAAMGHLADVAGIAYVYQLCSYLPLLGILTVLLPHIEQAKK, encoded by the coding sequence ATGCACATCCTGGGCGCCGTCGCCTTCGTGCATTTGCTCAATGACCTGATCCAGGCATTATTGCCGTCGATTTACCCGATGCTGAAAGCCGAGTTTTCACTCAGTTTTACCCAGGTCGGCCTCATCACCCTGACGTTCCAGTGCACGGCATCGTTGCTGCAGCCCTGGATCGGCTTGTACACGGACCGCCGTCCACTGCCATTCCTGCTGCCCATCGGCATGTGTTTTACCCTGGCCGGCGTGCTGATGCTGTCCATCGTCTCGACCTTCCCGACCCTGTTGATCGCTTCGGGCCTGATCGGCGTCGGTTCCTCGACCTTCCACCCGGAAGCATCGCGCGTGGCGCGCATGGCATCGGGCGGGCGCTACGGCTTTGCGCAATCGCTGTTCCAGGTGGGTGGCAATGTCGGTTCCGCGCTGGGACCGCTGCTGGCGGCGGCCGTCATCGTGAACCGTGGCCAGGGCAATATCGCCTGGTTCAGCCTGCTGGCCGTGCTGGCCATCGGCGTGCTGTACAAGGTCAGCCACTGGTACAGCGGCCACTTGGCCAGCTTCAAGCCGAAGGCGGGCGGCCACGGGCCGAACTTGTCGCGCAACAAGGTGCTGCAAGCGTTGGGCGTGCTGGCGCTGCTGGTGTTCTCGAAGTACATCTACATGGCCAGCCTGTCGAGCTACTACACTTTTTACCTGATCGATAAATTCCATTTGTCCATCGGCGCGGCGCAGCTGTACCTGTTCCTGTTCCTCGCCGCCGTGGCGGCCGGCACCTTCATGGGCGGCCCCATCGGCGACCGCATCGGCCGCAAGCGCGTGATCTGGATTTCCATCCTCGGTGCCGCACCGTTCACCCTGCTGCTGCCGTATGTCGACCTGTTCTGGACGGCCGTCTTGACGGTGATCATCGGTTTTGTGATTTCCTCCGCCTTTTCCGCCATCGTCGTCTTTGCGCAGGAACTGGTGCCGGGCAAGGTGGGCATGATCGCGGGCATCTTCTTTGGCCTGATGTTCGGCGTCTCCGGCATCGCCGCCGCCGCCATGGGCCACCTGGCCGACGTGGCGGGCATCGCCTATGTGTATCAACTCTGTTCCTACCTGCCGCTGCTGGGCATATTGACGGTGCTGTTGCCGCATATCGAGCAGGCGAAAAAATAA
- a CDS encoding GNAT family N-acetyltransferase: protein MHAPLRISSERDELDVPMIHRYLSEQSYWKRGVAIEAVRKGIANALCFGGYVDGQQVAFARIITDYTDFAYLRDVFVLPQYQGRGYGKQMVAAVLGDARLCDVAWMLGTDDAHGLYAGFGFAPLEAPQKYMRRPAP, encoded by the coding sequence ATGCACGCGCCACTGCGCATCTCCAGCGAACGCGACGAACTGGATGTGCCCATGATCCACCGCTACCTGAGCGAGCAGTCGTACTGGAAGCGCGGTGTGGCGATAGAAGCGGTGCGCAAGGGAATCGCCAACGCGCTGTGTTTCGGCGGCTATGTCGATGGCCAGCAAGTGGCGTTCGCCAGGATCATCACCGATTACACGGATTTTGCCTACCTGCGCGATGTGTTTGTGCTGCCGCAATATCAGGGGCGCGGATATGGCAAGCAGATGGTGGCCGCCGTGCTCGGCGATGCCCGCTTGTGCGATGTTGCCTGGATGCTGGGGACCGATGACGCGCATGGCCTGTATGCGGGCTTTGGTTTTGCGCCGCTGGAGGCACCGCAAAAATACATGCGCCGCCCGGCGCCGTAA
- a CDS encoding AraC family transcriptional regulator — translation MYSPPTAQTHPDGVPFSRSTSSHDYQHVPRPVTAMSRQYALGDYTAPHSHVRAQLLYATEGVMRVSTGHGVWILPPRRALLIPVGVVHEVHILSELSMRTVYIDAQIAAQYGADCKVLEVSRLLRELILALLAEPIEYALAGRGDWLAHLILSELAAADTVPLAIPWPRDRRLVAVCSAIMSAPGSRRSIEDWAQDAGASARTLIRLFPKETGLHYRQWLQQVHLAEAFCRLDRGEGVAAIAYALGYASPSAFSAMFRRILGRTPQHYLSEWRAA, via the coding sequence ATGTACAGCCCCCCAACCGCCCAGACCCACCCCGATGGCGTGCCGTTCAGCCGCAGCACCAGCTCACACGATTACCAGCACGTGCCGCGCCCCGTGACGGCCATGTCCCGGCAATATGCGCTGGGCGACTATACGGCGCCGCACAGCCATGTGCGGGCACAACTGCTGTATGCGACGGAAGGCGTGATGCGCGTCTCCACCGGGCACGGCGTGTGGATATTGCCGCCCCGGCGCGCCCTGCTGATCCCCGTGGGCGTCGTGCATGAAGTTCATATCTTGAGCGAACTGAGCATGCGCACCGTGTATATCGATGCGCAGATAGCGGCCCAATATGGCGCCGATTGCAAGGTGCTGGAAGTGAGCCGGCTGCTGCGCGAGCTGATCCTGGCCTTGCTGGCCGAACCGATCGAATATGCGCTGGCGGGGCGCGGCGACTGGCTGGCGCACCTGATCCTGTCGGAACTGGCGGCGGCCGATACGGTGCCCCTCGCCATCCCCTGGCCGCGCGACCGCCGCCTGGTGGCCGTCTGCTCGGCCATCATGAGCGCGCCGGGCAGCCGGCGCAGCATCGAAGACTGGGCGCAGGATGCGGGCGCCAGCGCGCGCACCCTGATCCGTCTGTTTCCCAAGGAAACAGGCTTGCACTACCGCCAATGGCTGCAGCAAGTCCACCTGGCCGAGGCATTCTGCCGCCTCGACCGGGGCGAAGGCGTGGCCGCCATCGCCTATGCGCTGGGCTACGCCAGCCCCAGCGCCTTCAGCGCCATGTTTCGCCGCATCCTGGGCCGCACGCCGCAGCACTACCTGAGCGAGTGGCGCGCCGCGTAG